In the genome of Candoia aspera isolate rCanAsp1 chromosome 1, rCanAsp1.hap2, whole genome shotgun sequence, one region contains:
- the DYNC1I2 gene encoding cytoplasmic dynein 1 intermediate chain 2 isoform X1, translated as MSDKSELKAELERKKQRLAQIREEKKRKEEERKKKETDQKKDALPVQDESDLEKKRREAEALLQSMGLTPDTPMAVQPLRLVTADTCLFHYLVPPPMSPSSKSVSTPSEAGSQDSGDGAVGSRTLHWDTDPSVLQLHSDSDLGRGPIKLAMSKITQVDFPPREMVTYTKETQTPVMTQPKEDEEDEDDVVIQKPPVEPEEENTLKKEEEEEVAPHELTEEEKQQILHSEEFLSFFDHSTRIVERALSEQINIFFDYSGRDLEDKEGEIQAGAKLSLNRQFFDERWSKHRVVSCLDWSSQYPELLVASYNNNEDAPHEPDGVALVWNMKYKKTTPEYVFHCQSAVMSATFAKFHPNLVVGGTYSGQIVLWDNRSNKRTPVQRTPLSAAAHTHPVYCVNVVGTQNAHNLISISTDGKICSWSLDMLSQPQDSMELVHKQSKAVAVTSMSFPVGDVNNFVVGSEEGSVYTACRHGSKAGISEMFEGHQGPITGIHCHAAVGPVDFSHLFVTSSFDWTVKLWTTKNNKPLYSFEDNSDYVYDVMWSPTHPALFACVDGMGRLDLWNLNNDTEVPTASITVDGNPALNHVRWTNSGREIAVGDSEGQIIIYDVGEQIAVPRNDEWTRFGRTLAEINANRADAEEEAATRIPS; from the exons ATGTCTGATAAAAGTGAATTGAAGGCAGAGTTAGAACGTAAGAAACAACGCTTGGCTcaaataagagaggagaaaaaaagaaaagaagaagaaagaaagaaaaaggaa aCTGATCAGAAGAAAGATGCCCTTCCTGTACAAGATGAGTCTGACCTTGAAAAGAAGAGACGGGAAGCAGAAGCTTTGCTTCAGAGCATGGGTTTAACACCAGATACTCCTATGG CTGTGCAACCTCTACGACTAGTAACAGCGGATACCTGTCTGTTTCACTATTTAGTCCCTCCTCCTATGTCTCCATCTTCGAAATCTGTGAGCACACCAAGTGAGGCTGGAAGCCAGGATTCTGGGGATGGTGCTGTTGGTTCAAG GACGCTGCATTGGGATACTGATCCATCTGTTCTACAGCTCCACTCTGATTCCGATCTGGG aCGTGGACCTATTAAGCTTGCAATGTCCAAAATTACTCAAGTTGACTTTCCTCCTCGAGAAATGGTCACATATACGAAGGAGACCCAAACTCCAGTTATGACTCAGCCTAAGGAAG AtgaggaagatgaagatgatgtAGTTATACAAAAACCACCAGTTGAACCTGAGGAAGAAAACACcttgaaaaaggaggaagaagaggaag TTGCCCCTCAtgaactaacagaagaagaaaagcaacagaTTTTGCATTCTGAAGAGTTTTTGAGCTTCTTTGATCATTCTACAAGAATTGTAGAAAGAGCTCTTTCTgagcaaattaatattttctttgacTACAGTGGCCGTGACTTAGAAGACAAAGAAGG AGAAATTCAGGCAGGTGCTAAACTGTCTTTAAACAGACAGTTTTTTGATGAGCGTTGGTCAAAGCATCGTGTTGTTAGTTGCTTGGACTGGTCATCTCAG TATCCAGAGTTGTTAGTAGCATCTTATAACAACAATGAAGACGCACCTCATGAGCCTGATGGGGTGGCCCTTGTCTGGAATATGAAATACAAGAAAACCACACCAGAATATGTCTTTCACTGCCAG TCAGCTGTTATGTCTGCGACATTTGCAAAATTTCATCCAAATTTGGTGGTTGGCGGCACATACTCTGGACAAATTGTGCTCTGGGATAACCGTAGCAATAAGCGAACGCCAGTTCAGAGAACtcctctttcagctgctgctcaCACG CATCCTGTATACTGCGTAAATGTTGTGGGGACACAGAATGCCCATAACCTTATCAGCATTTCTACTGATGGGAAGATTTGCTCATGGAGCCTGGATATGCTGTCGCAGCCACag GATAGCATGGAGTTAGTTCATAAGCAATCCAAAGCTGTTGCTGTGACTTCTATGTCCTTCCCTGTTGGAGATGTCAACAACTTTGTCGTTGGAAGTGAAGAGGGCTCTGTCTACACAGCATGTCGCCATGGCAG CAAAGCTGGAATCAGTGAGATGTTTGAAGGCCACCAAGGGCCTATCACAGGTATCCATTGTCATGCAGCAGTTGGACCTGTAGACTTTTCACATCTATTTGTAACTTCTTCTTTTGACTGGACTGTAAAACTTTGGACAACTAAG AACAACAAGCCTCTGTATTCATTTGAGGACAACTCAGATTATGTTTATGATGTGATGTGGTCACCCACTCACCCTGCCCTCTTTGCTTGTGTGGATGGAATGGGAAGACTTGATCTATGGAATCTCAACAATGACACCGAG GTGCCAACAGCAAGCATTACTGTGGATGGTAATCCAGCCCTTAATCATGTAAGATGGACAAATTCAGGACGTGAGATTGCTGTGGGAGATTCCGAAGGacaaataataatttatgatGTAGGAGAG CAAATTGCTGTTCCCCGAAATGATGAGTGGACACGTTTTGGTCGGACATTAGCTGAAATTAATGCAAACAGAgctgatgcagaagaggaagcAGCAACTCGAATTCCTTCCTAA
- the DYNC1I2 gene encoding cytoplasmic dynein 1 intermediate chain 2 isoform X2, with protein MSDKSELKAELERKKQRLAQIREEKKRKEEERKKKETDQKKDALPVQDESDLEKKRREAEALLQSMGLTPDTPMVPPPMSPSSKSVSTPSEAGSQDSGDGAVGSRTLHWDTDPSVLQLHSDSDLGRGPIKLAMSKITQVDFPPREMVTYTKETQTPVMTQPKEDEEDEDDVVIQKPPVEPEEENTLKKEEEEEVAPHELTEEEKQQILHSEEFLSFFDHSTRIVERALSEQINIFFDYSGRDLEDKEGEIQAGAKLSLNRQFFDERWSKHRVVSCLDWSSQYPELLVASYNNNEDAPHEPDGVALVWNMKYKKTTPEYVFHCQSAVMSATFAKFHPNLVVGGTYSGQIVLWDNRSNKRTPVQRTPLSAAAHTHPVYCVNVVGTQNAHNLISISTDGKICSWSLDMLSQPQDSMELVHKQSKAVAVTSMSFPVGDVNNFVVGSEEGSVYTACRHGSKAGISEMFEGHQGPITGIHCHAAVGPVDFSHLFVTSSFDWTVKLWTTKNNKPLYSFEDNSDYVYDVMWSPTHPALFACVDGMGRLDLWNLNNDTEVPTASITVDGNPALNHVRWTNSGREIAVGDSEGQIIIYDVGEQIAVPRNDEWTRFGRTLAEINANRADAEEEAATRIPS; from the exons ATGTCTGATAAAAGTGAATTGAAGGCAGAGTTAGAACGTAAGAAACAACGCTTGGCTcaaataagagaggagaaaaaaagaaaagaagaagaaagaaagaaaaaggaa aCTGATCAGAAGAAAGATGCCCTTCCTGTACAAGATGAGTCTGACCTTGAAAAGAAGAGACGGGAAGCAGAAGCTTTGCTTCAGAGCATGGGTTTAACACCAGATACTCCTATGG TCCCTCCTCCTATGTCTCCATCTTCGAAATCTGTGAGCACACCAAGTGAGGCTGGAAGCCAGGATTCTGGGGATGGTGCTGTTGGTTCAAG GACGCTGCATTGGGATACTGATCCATCTGTTCTACAGCTCCACTCTGATTCCGATCTGGG aCGTGGACCTATTAAGCTTGCAATGTCCAAAATTACTCAAGTTGACTTTCCTCCTCGAGAAATGGTCACATATACGAAGGAGACCCAAACTCCAGTTATGACTCAGCCTAAGGAAG AtgaggaagatgaagatgatgtAGTTATACAAAAACCACCAGTTGAACCTGAGGAAGAAAACACcttgaaaaaggaggaagaagaggaag TTGCCCCTCAtgaactaacagaagaagaaaagcaacagaTTTTGCATTCTGAAGAGTTTTTGAGCTTCTTTGATCATTCTACAAGAATTGTAGAAAGAGCTCTTTCTgagcaaattaatattttctttgacTACAGTGGCCGTGACTTAGAAGACAAAGAAGG AGAAATTCAGGCAGGTGCTAAACTGTCTTTAAACAGACAGTTTTTTGATGAGCGTTGGTCAAAGCATCGTGTTGTTAGTTGCTTGGACTGGTCATCTCAG TATCCAGAGTTGTTAGTAGCATCTTATAACAACAATGAAGACGCACCTCATGAGCCTGATGGGGTGGCCCTTGTCTGGAATATGAAATACAAGAAAACCACACCAGAATATGTCTTTCACTGCCAG TCAGCTGTTATGTCTGCGACATTTGCAAAATTTCATCCAAATTTGGTGGTTGGCGGCACATACTCTGGACAAATTGTGCTCTGGGATAACCGTAGCAATAAGCGAACGCCAGTTCAGAGAACtcctctttcagctgctgctcaCACG CATCCTGTATACTGCGTAAATGTTGTGGGGACACAGAATGCCCATAACCTTATCAGCATTTCTACTGATGGGAAGATTTGCTCATGGAGCCTGGATATGCTGTCGCAGCCACag GATAGCATGGAGTTAGTTCATAAGCAATCCAAAGCTGTTGCTGTGACTTCTATGTCCTTCCCTGTTGGAGATGTCAACAACTTTGTCGTTGGAAGTGAAGAGGGCTCTGTCTACACAGCATGTCGCCATGGCAG CAAAGCTGGAATCAGTGAGATGTTTGAAGGCCACCAAGGGCCTATCACAGGTATCCATTGTCATGCAGCAGTTGGACCTGTAGACTTTTCACATCTATTTGTAACTTCTTCTTTTGACTGGACTGTAAAACTTTGGACAACTAAG AACAACAAGCCTCTGTATTCATTTGAGGACAACTCAGATTATGTTTATGATGTGATGTGGTCACCCACTCACCCTGCCCTCTTTGCTTGTGTGGATGGAATGGGAAGACTTGATCTATGGAATCTCAACAATGACACCGAG GTGCCAACAGCAAGCATTACTGTGGATGGTAATCCAGCCCTTAATCATGTAAGATGGACAAATTCAGGACGTGAGATTGCTGTGGGAGATTCCGAAGGacaaataataatttatgatGTAGGAGAG CAAATTGCTGTTCCCCGAAATGATGAGTGGACACGTTTTGGTCGGACATTAGCTGAAATTAATGCAAACAGAgctgatgcagaagaggaagcAGCAACTCGAATTCCTTCCTAA
- the DYNC1I2 gene encoding cytoplasmic dynein 1 intermediate chain 2 isoform X3, whose translation MSDKSELKAELERKKQRLAQIREEKKRKEEERKKKETDQKKDALPVQDESDLEKKRREAEALLQSMGLTPDTPMAVQPLRLVTADTCLFHYLVPPPMSPSSKSVSTPSEAGSQDSGDGAVGSRRGPIKLAMSKITQVDFPPREMVTYTKETQTPVMTQPKEDEEDEDDVVIQKPPVEPEEENTLKKEEEEEVAPHELTEEEKQQILHSEEFLSFFDHSTRIVERALSEQINIFFDYSGRDLEDKEGEIQAGAKLSLNRQFFDERWSKHRVVSCLDWSSQYPELLVASYNNNEDAPHEPDGVALVWNMKYKKTTPEYVFHCQSAVMSATFAKFHPNLVVGGTYSGQIVLWDNRSNKRTPVQRTPLSAAAHTHPVYCVNVVGTQNAHNLISISTDGKICSWSLDMLSQPQDSMELVHKQSKAVAVTSMSFPVGDVNNFVVGSEEGSVYTACRHGSKAGISEMFEGHQGPITGIHCHAAVGPVDFSHLFVTSSFDWTVKLWTTKNNKPLYSFEDNSDYVYDVMWSPTHPALFACVDGMGRLDLWNLNNDTEVPTASITVDGNPALNHVRWTNSGREIAVGDSEGQIIIYDVGEQIAVPRNDEWTRFGRTLAEINANRADAEEEAATRIPS comes from the exons ATGTCTGATAAAAGTGAATTGAAGGCAGAGTTAGAACGTAAGAAACAACGCTTGGCTcaaataagagaggagaaaaaaagaaaagaagaagaaagaaagaaaaaggaa aCTGATCAGAAGAAAGATGCCCTTCCTGTACAAGATGAGTCTGACCTTGAAAAGAAGAGACGGGAAGCAGAAGCTTTGCTTCAGAGCATGGGTTTAACACCAGATACTCCTATGG CTGTGCAACCTCTACGACTAGTAACAGCGGATACCTGTCTGTTTCACTATTTAGTCCCTCCTCCTATGTCTCCATCTTCGAAATCTGTGAGCACACCAAGTGAGGCTGGAAGCCAGGATTCTGGGGATGGTGCTGTTGGTTCAAG aCGTGGACCTATTAAGCTTGCAATGTCCAAAATTACTCAAGTTGACTTTCCTCCTCGAGAAATGGTCACATATACGAAGGAGACCCAAACTCCAGTTATGACTCAGCCTAAGGAAG AtgaggaagatgaagatgatgtAGTTATACAAAAACCACCAGTTGAACCTGAGGAAGAAAACACcttgaaaaaggaggaagaagaggaag TTGCCCCTCAtgaactaacagaagaagaaaagcaacagaTTTTGCATTCTGAAGAGTTTTTGAGCTTCTTTGATCATTCTACAAGAATTGTAGAAAGAGCTCTTTCTgagcaaattaatattttctttgacTACAGTGGCCGTGACTTAGAAGACAAAGAAGG AGAAATTCAGGCAGGTGCTAAACTGTCTTTAAACAGACAGTTTTTTGATGAGCGTTGGTCAAAGCATCGTGTTGTTAGTTGCTTGGACTGGTCATCTCAG TATCCAGAGTTGTTAGTAGCATCTTATAACAACAATGAAGACGCACCTCATGAGCCTGATGGGGTGGCCCTTGTCTGGAATATGAAATACAAGAAAACCACACCAGAATATGTCTTTCACTGCCAG TCAGCTGTTATGTCTGCGACATTTGCAAAATTTCATCCAAATTTGGTGGTTGGCGGCACATACTCTGGACAAATTGTGCTCTGGGATAACCGTAGCAATAAGCGAACGCCAGTTCAGAGAACtcctctttcagctgctgctcaCACG CATCCTGTATACTGCGTAAATGTTGTGGGGACACAGAATGCCCATAACCTTATCAGCATTTCTACTGATGGGAAGATTTGCTCATGGAGCCTGGATATGCTGTCGCAGCCACag GATAGCATGGAGTTAGTTCATAAGCAATCCAAAGCTGTTGCTGTGACTTCTATGTCCTTCCCTGTTGGAGATGTCAACAACTTTGTCGTTGGAAGTGAAGAGGGCTCTGTCTACACAGCATGTCGCCATGGCAG CAAAGCTGGAATCAGTGAGATGTTTGAAGGCCACCAAGGGCCTATCACAGGTATCCATTGTCATGCAGCAGTTGGACCTGTAGACTTTTCACATCTATTTGTAACTTCTTCTTTTGACTGGACTGTAAAACTTTGGACAACTAAG AACAACAAGCCTCTGTATTCATTTGAGGACAACTCAGATTATGTTTATGATGTGATGTGGTCACCCACTCACCCTGCCCTCTTTGCTTGTGTGGATGGAATGGGAAGACTTGATCTATGGAATCTCAACAATGACACCGAG GTGCCAACAGCAAGCATTACTGTGGATGGTAATCCAGCCCTTAATCATGTAAGATGGACAAATTCAGGACGTGAGATTGCTGTGGGAGATTCCGAAGGacaaataataatttatgatGTAGGAGAG CAAATTGCTGTTCCCCGAAATGATGAGTGGACACGTTTTGGTCGGACATTAGCTGAAATTAATGCAAACAGAgctgatgcagaagaggaagcAGCAACTCGAATTCCTTCCTAA
- the DYNC1I2 gene encoding cytoplasmic dynein 1 intermediate chain 2 isoform X4 produces the protein MSDKSELKAELERKKQRLAQIREEKKRKEEERKKKETDQKKDALPVQDESDLEKKRREAEALLQSMGLTPDTPMVPPPMSPSSKSVSTPSEAGSQDSGDGAVGSRRGPIKLAMSKITQVDFPPREMVTYTKETQTPVMTQPKEDEEDEDDVVIQKPPVEPEEENTLKKEEEEEVAPHELTEEEKQQILHSEEFLSFFDHSTRIVERALSEQINIFFDYSGRDLEDKEGEIQAGAKLSLNRQFFDERWSKHRVVSCLDWSSQYPELLVASYNNNEDAPHEPDGVALVWNMKYKKTTPEYVFHCQSAVMSATFAKFHPNLVVGGTYSGQIVLWDNRSNKRTPVQRTPLSAAAHTHPVYCVNVVGTQNAHNLISISTDGKICSWSLDMLSQPQDSMELVHKQSKAVAVTSMSFPVGDVNNFVVGSEEGSVYTACRHGSKAGISEMFEGHQGPITGIHCHAAVGPVDFSHLFVTSSFDWTVKLWTTKNNKPLYSFEDNSDYVYDVMWSPTHPALFACVDGMGRLDLWNLNNDTEVPTASITVDGNPALNHVRWTNSGREIAVGDSEGQIIIYDVGEQIAVPRNDEWTRFGRTLAEINANRADAEEEAATRIPS, from the exons ATGTCTGATAAAAGTGAATTGAAGGCAGAGTTAGAACGTAAGAAACAACGCTTGGCTcaaataagagaggagaaaaaaagaaaagaagaagaaagaaagaaaaaggaa aCTGATCAGAAGAAAGATGCCCTTCCTGTACAAGATGAGTCTGACCTTGAAAAGAAGAGACGGGAAGCAGAAGCTTTGCTTCAGAGCATGGGTTTAACACCAGATACTCCTATGG TCCCTCCTCCTATGTCTCCATCTTCGAAATCTGTGAGCACACCAAGTGAGGCTGGAAGCCAGGATTCTGGGGATGGTGCTGTTGGTTCAAG aCGTGGACCTATTAAGCTTGCAATGTCCAAAATTACTCAAGTTGACTTTCCTCCTCGAGAAATGGTCACATATACGAAGGAGACCCAAACTCCAGTTATGACTCAGCCTAAGGAAG AtgaggaagatgaagatgatgtAGTTATACAAAAACCACCAGTTGAACCTGAGGAAGAAAACACcttgaaaaaggaggaagaagaggaag TTGCCCCTCAtgaactaacagaagaagaaaagcaacagaTTTTGCATTCTGAAGAGTTTTTGAGCTTCTTTGATCATTCTACAAGAATTGTAGAAAGAGCTCTTTCTgagcaaattaatattttctttgacTACAGTGGCCGTGACTTAGAAGACAAAGAAGG AGAAATTCAGGCAGGTGCTAAACTGTCTTTAAACAGACAGTTTTTTGATGAGCGTTGGTCAAAGCATCGTGTTGTTAGTTGCTTGGACTGGTCATCTCAG TATCCAGAGTTGTTAGTAGCATCTTATAACAACAATGAAGACGCACCTCATGAGCCTGATGGGGTGGCCCTTGTCTGGAATATGAAATACAAGAAAACCACACCAGAATATGTCTTTCACTGCCAG TCAGCTGTTATGTCTGCGACATTTGCAAAATTTCATCCAAATTTGGTGGTTGGCGGCACATACTCTGGACAAATTGTGCTCTGGGATAACCGTAGCAATAAGCGAACGCCAGTTCAGAGAACtcctctttcagctgctgctcaCACG CATCCTGTATACTGCGTAAATGTTGTGGGGACACAGAATGCCCATAACCTTATCAGCATTTCTACTGATGGGAAGATTTGCTCATGGAGCCTGGATATGCTGTCGCAGCCACag GATAGCATGGAGTTAGTTCATAAGCAATCCAAAGCTGTTGCTGTGACTTCTATGTCCTTCCCTGTTGGAGATGTCAACAACTTTGTCGTTGGAAGTGAAGAGGGCTCTGTCTACACAGCATGTCGCCATGGCAG CAAAGCTGGAATCAGTGAGATGTTTGAAGGCCACCAAGGGCCTATCACAGGTATCCATTGTCATGCAGCAGTTGGACCTGTAGACTTTTCACATCTATTTGTAACTTCTTCTTTTGACTGGACTGTAAAACTTTGGACAACTAAG AACAACAAGCCTCTGTATTCATTTGAGGACAACTCAGATTATGTTTATGATGTGATGTGGTCACCCACTCACCCTGCCCTCTTTGCTTGTGTGGATGGAATGGGAAGACTTGATCTATGGAATCTCAACAATGACACCGAG GTGCCAACAGCAAGCATTACTGTGGATGGTAATCCAGCCCTTAATCATGTAAGATGGACAAATTCAGGACGTGAGATTGCTGTGGGAGATTCCGAAGGacaaataataatttatgatGTAGGAGAG CAAATTGCTGTTCCCCGAAATGATGAGTGGACACGTTTTGGTCGGACATTAGCTGAAATTAATGCAAACAGAgctgatgcagaagaggaagcAGCAACTCGAATTCCTTCCTAA